CCGGGGGCGTAGTTTCCGCCGAGCACCGTGACGAGGGTCGCGGGCTTGCCGTTCAGGGCCGTGCCCGTCGGGTCGATCCGCGGATCGGTGTAGGCGAGGTCGAACCAGGTCTTGAAGTGCTGCGAGACGCCGTAGTTGTAGAGCGGCACGGCGAACAGCAGCGCATCGGCGCCGATCAACTCGTCGGCGAAGCTCGTGGCGAGCGCGCGGGCCTCGTTCTGCGCGGGGGTGCGCTGGGCTGCGTCGACGAAACCGCCGGTGACGGCATCCGCCCACGCCGTCGCGGGAACGGGGTCGGCCGCGAGGTCGCGGCGCGTGACCGTCGAGTCGGGGTGTGATGCCGTCCACTCGGCCTCGACGAGGTCGGCGAGTGCGCGGCTGGCGGACGACGCGGGAAGGATGCTGGCATCCAGGCGGAACAGGGACATGTCAAACCTCTCGTTTTCGTAGTCGCTAGGTTTTTCTTAGCGGCAGTGGTTAACGTAGCACGAGTAGGATGGAGGCATGCCCGAGCTCGAGGAGGCAGTGCAACGGTGTGACGCCGCCGTCACACTGGCCTTCAGCGTGCTCGGAAAGCGATGGAACGGCATGATCGTCGCCTCGCTCGGCGCCGGGCCCTCGACCTTCGTCGCGCTGCGCCGCGCTGTGGCCGGGATCAGCGACACCGTCCTCTCCGACCGGCTCGCCGAACTCGCCGAGACCGGGCTCGTGGCCCGCACCGTCGACGCGGGCCCTCCGGTCACCGTGTCATACGCCCTGACCGCGAGCGGGCAGGGTCTGCTGCCGATCCTCGATCAGCTCGGCGCGTGGGCCTCGGCGAACCTCGAGCGTCGCGAGGCCTGAGACCCTGATCAGATCCGGCATCCGTCCCCGGCATCCGTCCCCGGCAGGCCCACTCCCGGCATCCATCCCCGGTTTGCAGGTCGAGATCACATTTGCAGGTCGAGATCCTCGATTCTGACCTGCAAAGTGCGATCTCGACCGACATCCTGCCCCAGATCGGACAACACCGGGCCGGCCGCGGCTCACCAGGGGCTGGGCTCGTAGTCCTTCAGGAACACGCCGTGCACGTCTTCGCCGGCCTCGCCGCGCACGATCGGGTCGTACACGCGGGCGGCGCCGTCGACCAGGTCGAGCGGAGCGTGGAAGCCCTCCTCGGCCAGGCGCACCTTCGTGTAGTGCGGGCGTTCGTCGGTGATCCAGCCGGTGTCGACGGCGGTCATCAGGATGCCGTCGGTCTCGAGCATCTCCCCGGCACTCGTGCGCGTGAGCATGTTCAGCGCGGCCTTCGCCATGTTCGTGTGCGGATGCCCCGGGCCCTTGTACCGGCGGGAGAACTGCCCCTCCATCGCCGACACGTTGACGACGTACTTGCGGTGGGAATCGGATGCCGCCATCGACGCGCGCAGGCGGCTGATCAGCAGGAACGGCGCCGTGGTGTTGGCGAGCTGCACCTCGAGCATCTCGAGCGGATCGACCTGGTCGATCGACTGCACCCAGCTGTTCACGCGGTTGACGTCGGGCACGAGTCCGCCCGCGTCGATCGCGGTGCCGTCGGCGTGCTTCTCGAGCGACGACGACCCGGGTGCCATCGCCAGCCTTGCGAGGTCTTCCGCCGTGAGCGCCTGGCCACCCTGCTCGGCGACCGTTCCGCCGAGGGCGGCGACCGACAGCAGCGGGTGCGAGTCGACCGACGCCTGCAGCGCCTGGGGGTGCGGGTCGACGGTGTGCCCGAAGGTCTCCATCTCGGGGAGCGGACCGTCGGGGAGCGGCTGCAGCTCGGCATCCGCCAGCAGCGAGTAGGCACCGGGCGAGCGGCGCACGGTCTGCGCGGCGTTGTTGATGAGGATGTCGAGGGGTCCCTGCGCAGCGACCGAATCGGCCAGCCCGATCACCTGGGCGGGATCGCGCAGGTCGATGCCGACGACGCGAAGGCGGTGCAGCCAGTCGGCCGAGTCGGGCAGGGCCGAGAAACGGCGCACGGCGTCCCGCGGGAAGCGCGTCGTGATCGTGGTGTGCGCACCGTCGCGCAGCAGCCGCAGCGCGATGTGCATGCCGATCTTGGCGCGGCCTCCGGTGAGCAGTGCGCGCTTGCCGGTGAGGTCGGTGCGGGCGTTGCGCTTGCCGTGGCTGAA
This genomic interval from Microbacterium sp. LWH11-1.2 contains the following:
- a CDS encoding NAD(P)H-dependent oxidoreductase; the encoded protein is MSLFRLDASILPASSASRALADLVEAEWTASHPDSTVTRRDLAADPVPATAWADAVTGGFVDAAQRTPAQNEARALATSFADELIGADALLFAVPLYNYGVSQHFKTWFDLAYTDPRIDPTGTALNGKPATLVTVLGGNYAPGTPKDGWDHSTGWLRRVLEDVWGLDLRVVQRPFTLVGVNPALDAFADTAQELKEAAETDAVTYGREVAALRGSQVA
- a CDS encoding helix-turn-helix domain-containing protein, translated to MPELEEAVQRCDAAVTLAFSVLGKRWNGMIVASLGAGPSTFVALRRAVAGISDTVLSDRLAELAETGLVARTVDAGPPVTVSYALTASGQGLLPILDQLGAWASANLERREA
- a CDS encoding SDR family NAD(P)-dependent oxidoreductase, yielding MTDAPGPFDELGDPAGEVTASDRLRDVLGAGIDPDDLATTLRVLAHLHEIDNEHPDFVAVRHATAAMFKAVKRVRRKEIRDAIAEADKAVVARTATGAPDRIDDETRGHDLATSVVDAPIAGELLKPRNCYICKQPYTLVDAFYHQLCPDCARFSHGKRNARTDLTGKRALLTGGRAKIGMHIALRLLRDGAHTTITTRFPRDAVRRFSALPDSADWLHRLRVVGIDLRDPAQVIGLADSVAAQGPLDILINNAAQTVRRSPGAYSLLADAELQPLPDGPLPEMETFGHTVDPHPQALQASVDSHPLLSVAALGGTVAEQGGQALTAEDLARLAMAPGSSSLEKHADGTAIDAGGLVPDVNRVNSWVQSIDQVDPLEMLEVQLANTTAPFLLISRLRASMAASDSHRKYVVNVSAMEGQFSRRYKGPGHPHTNMAKAALNMLTRTSAGEMLETDGILMTAVDTGWITDERPHYTKVRLAEEGFHAPLDLVDGAARVYDPIVRGEAGEDVHGVFLKDYEPSPW